A stretch of DNA from Rhodococcus sp. NBC_00297:
CGCCGCCCAGCACGGTCCCGACGACGACGGCGATGACGACGACACACGCGGTCGTCACCAGGGAGAGCGCCACCGACCCCACGAGGTGACGACGGACGGGCACCGACCGGCGCCACAACCGGGGGTCGACCGGTCCCCGGGGCCGCCTCGTCGCGGTCATCGGGTGCTCGCCAGGCCGATGGACGCCGGGATCTGCGTCGTCGAGATGCGTCGACGGAAGACCCAGTAGGTCCAGCCCTGGTAGGCCAGGACCACCGGTGCCACGATCGCCGACAGCCACGCCATGATGCGCAACGTGTACGCGGAGGACGACGCGTTGTCGACGGTCAGCGAGAACGCGCCGTCGATGGTCGAGGGCATCACGTTCGGGAACAGTGAGCAGAAGAGCAACAGCACGGCTCCGCCGATGGTCACGGTGGTGCCGACGAAGGCCCATCCGTCTCGCCCGCGCAGCACGGCCACCGCTGCCGTCACCAGCCCTGCCACGGCAGCGGCGACGATCCACCAGGTCCAGCCCTTCCCGTGCGCGAGCTGAGTCCACAGTGCGAACACCCCGGCGCCCACCACGGTCGGAACGATCAGTGCCGCAGCGAGTCTCGATGCGTCCGCTCGAACCTCGCCGGCCGTCTTGAGGGCGATGAACACGGCACCGTGGAACGCGAAGAGCATCGCCGTGGTCGCACCACCCAGCAGCGCATAGGGAGTGAGAAGGTCGAACAGTCCCGAGGTGACCTTCTTGTCCGCGTCGATGGCGACACCGCGCACGATGTTCGCGAAGGCGACGCCCCACAGCACCGCGGGCACCCAGGAACCGATCCCGATACCGAGGTCGCACCGACGCCGCCACACGGGGTCGTCGATCTTGCCGCGGTACTCGATGGCACAGATACGCAGGATGAGCGCCACGAGGATCAGCAGCAGCGGCAGATAGAAGCCGGAGAAGAGCGTCGCGTACCACTCGGGGAAGGCCGCGAAGAGCACTCCTCCCGCCGTGATGAGCCACACCTCGTTGACGTCCCACACCGGACCGATCGTGTTGAGCACGACGCGACGTCGGGTCTCGGCGTCGTCCCGGCCGGATCGACCGAGAACGGGCATGAGCATGCCGACCCCGAAGTCGAAGCCCTCGAGAACGAAGTATCCGACGAACAATGCGGTGACGACGGCGAACCAGAATTCGGGCGTTCCCATGATCATGTCTCCGGCGGGTCAGTAGGCGAACGACAGCGGGCGGGCGTCGGCGTCGGTGTCGTCACCGTCGTCGTCGTGGGGGTGCCTGTCGTGCTCGAGCGGACCTGCCTGCACGTAGCGACGCATGAGCAGGAACCAGACGGCACCGAGCCCGGCATAGAGGACGGTGAACGTCGCGAGGGACGCCGCCACCAGAGCGACGGGGTGGTCGGACACGCCCTGGTCGACCGTCAGGCGGATCATGTCGACTCCGCTGGGGTTGGGCGCGACGATCCAGGGTTGGCGGCCCA
This window harbors:
- the cydB gene encoding cytochrome d ubiquinol oxidase subunit II — translated: MGTPEFWFAVVTALFVGYFVLEGFDFGVGMLMPVLGRSGRDDAETRRRVVLNTIGPVWDVNEVWLITAGGVLFAAFPEWYATLFSGFYLPLLLILVALILRICAIEYRGKIDDPVWRRRCDLGIGIGSWVPAVLWGVAFANIVRGVAIDADKKVTSGLFDLLTPYALLGGATTAMLFAFHGAVFIALKTAGEVRADASRLAAALIVPTVVGAGVFALWTQLAHGKGWTWWIVAAAVAGLVTAAVAVLRGRDGWAFVGTTVTIGGAVLLLFCSLFPNVMPSTIDGAFSLTVDNASSSAYTLRIMAWLSAIVAPVVLAYQGWTYWVFRRRISTTQIPASIGLASTR